A single region of the Aeromicrobium chenweiae genome encodes:
- the secD gene encoding protein translocase subunit SecD — MSSRAPLWRALAAFAIVAVSLLLALKLDAKLGLDLKGGTQIVLETRDSDRVKADAESTDRALNVLRGRVDALGVAEPTLARSGDKRIIIELPGVQDPREAAKVIGQTAQLSFHEVLAVPEGDAKPGKGERIVEDEDGRPILIGKQLLDGNGVKNASAGQNQQSLGQWIVNIDFNKDGSSGWKQLVADACANPAAGQRIAILLDNDTISSPAVQPDLCTSGGGSQTQITGDFTSETSKDLAALIKGGALPVPVEVIEQRTVGPTLGKVAIDASIEAAIIGIVLTGLFIMFVYRLVGLLATIALGTYALIAYGLLVWLGATLTLPGLAGFVLAIGLAIDANVLVFERAREEYAERRSAGLSPALTTGFNKAWSAILDSNVTTLLAAALLFFFASGPVKGFGVTLSIGVVASMISALVVARVLCEWAMRRSFVRDRPAISGLAGTGRIRKWLTESGPDLMKRSGTWIIITLVVAVVSVGGIAIRGLNLGVEFTGGRLLEYSTSKSVNAEDARVAVSDAGFTQAVVQSSSGEDGRENISVRLDNITNDEAVEIENALAGVAGDVEKERDELIGPSLGKELRDKALIAFAIAVAAQMLYLAWRFRWTYAAAAVLSMSSVVLTVVGVFAWWGKPIDGVFLAAVLSIIGLAVNDTIVVFDRIREHTRENRKRPLRDVVNEAILQTIPRTINTGLGAMFILAALAVLGGDSLTDFAIALLIGLSVGILSTIFTASALAVVLEERFPHDPDAAPKKVIDPYASVDDGRNTTGAVV, encoded by the coding sequence ATGTCATCCCGTGCCCCGTTGTGGCGTGCGCTCGCCGCCTTCGCGATCGTCGCCGTCTCGCTCCTGCTCGCCCTGAAGCTCGATGCCAAGCTCGGCCTCGACCTCAAGGGCGGCACCCAGATCGTGTTGGAGACCCGTGACTCCGACCGGGTCAAGGCCGACGCCGAGTCCACCGACCGCGCGCTGAACGTCCTGCGTGGTCGTGTCGACGCCCTCGGCGTCGCCGAGCCGACCCTCGCCCGCTCGGGCGACAAGCGGATCATCATCGAGCTGCCCGGCGTGCAGGACCCGCGCGAAGCGGCCAAGGTGATCGGCCAGACCGCACAGCTGTCGTTCCACGAGGTCCTCGCCGTCCCCGAGGGGGACGCCAAGCCCGGCAAGGGCGAGCGGATCGTCGAGGACGAGGACGGTCGCCCGATCCTGATTGGCAAGCAGCTCCTCGACGGCAACGGCGTCAAGAACGCCAGCGCCGGGCAGAACCAGCAGTCGCTCGGGCAGTGGATCGTCAACATCGACTTCAACAAGGACGGCAGCAGCGGCTGGAAGCAGCTGGTCGCCGACGCCTGCGCCAACCCCGCAGCGGGGCAGCGCATCGCGATCCTGCTCGACAACGACACCATCTCCTCCCCCGCGGTCCAGCCGGACCTGTGCACATCCGGTGGCGGCAGCCAGACCCAGATCACCGGCGACTTCACCTCCGAGACGTCCAAGGACCTCGCGGCACTCATCAAGGGCGGCGCGCTCCCGGTGCCCGTCGAGGTCATCGAGCAGAGGACCGTCGGCCCGACGCTCGGCAAGGTCGCCATCGACGCCTCGATCGAGGCAGCCATCATCGGCATCGTCCTGACTGGCTTGTTCATCATGTTCGTCTACCGGTTGGTCGGCCTGCTCGCCACGATCGCACTCGGCACGTACGCCCTGATCGCGTACGGACTGCTCGTGTGGCTCGGAGCAACGCTCACCCTGCCCGGACTCGCAGGCTTCGTGCTGGCGATCGGCTTGGCGATCGACGCGAACGTCCTCGTCTTCGAACGCGCGCGGGAGGAGTACGCCGAGCGACGTTCGGCGGGCCTCTCCCCCGCGCTGACCACGGGTTTCAACAAGGCCTGGTCGGCGATCCTCGACTCCAACGTCACGACTCTGCTGGCCGCGGCCCTGCTGTTCTTCTTCGCCTCGGGCCCCGTCAAGGGCTTCGGCGTCACGCTGTCGATCGGCGTCGTCGCCTCCATGATCTCGGCCCTGGTGGTCGCGCGCGTCCTGTGCGAGTGGGCGATGCGACGCTCGTTCGTCCGTGACCGTCCGGCGATCAGCGGCCTGGCCGGCACCGGTCGGATCCGCAAGTGGCTGACCGAGAGCGGCCCGGACCTCATGAAGCGCAGCGGCACGTGGATCATCATCACGTTGGTCGTGGCCGTCGTCTCGGTCGGTGGAATCGCGATCCGCGGGCTCAACCTGGGCGTCGAGTTCACCGGCGGACGCCTGCTGGAGTACTCCACGTCCAAGTCCGTGAATGCCGAGGACGCCCGCGTCGCGGTCAGCGATGCCGGGTTCACCCAGGCCGTCGTGCAGTCCTCGTCGGGTGAGGACGGTCGCGAGAACATCAGCGTCCGCCTCGACAACATCACCAACGACGAGGCCGTCGAGATCGAGAACGCGCTCGCGGGCGTCGCCGGCGACGTCGAGAAGGAGCGCGACGAGCTGATCGGGCCGAGCCTCGGCAAGGAGCTGCGTGACAAGGCCCTCATCGCGTTCGCGATCGCGGTCGCAGCGCAGATGCTCTACCTGGCCTGGCGGTTCCGTTGGACGTACGCGGCCGCGGCCGTGCTCTCGATGTCCTCGGTGGTGCTGACGGTGGTCGGCGTGTTCGCCTGGTGGGGCAAGCCGATCGACGGCGTGTTCCTGGCGGCGGTGCTGTCGATCATCGGTCTGGCGGTCAACGACACGATCGTGGTGTTCGACCGCATCCGCGAGCACACGAGGGAGAACCGGAAGCGACCACTGCGGGACGTCGTCAACGAGGCGATCCTGCAGACCATCCCCCGCACGATCAACACGGGCCTCGGCGCGATGTTCATCCTGGCGGCGCTCGCCGTCCTCGGTGGGGACTCGCTCACCGACTTCGCGATCGCACTGCTCATCGGGCTCTCGGTCGGCATCCTCTCGACGATCTTCACCGCCTCGGCGCTGGCGGTCGTCCTCGAGGAGCGCTTCCCGCACGACCCGGACGCAGCGCCGAAGAAGGTCATCGACCCGTACGCCTCGGTCGACGACGGCAGGAACACCACGGGGGCCGTCGTCTGA
- a CDS encoding SAV_915 family protein has translation MTATIAESGTGRAMPPVVYVPTTDEPDPHQRRVVMHHVEDGRTALYTYSAPDRLDDFYLPGSPWMLCDVPTLQRIHDETPYDLLFVDVDPGLREETAEATS, from the coding sequence ATGACCGCGACCATCGCGGAGTCCGGCACCGGACGTGCCATGCCGCCCGTCGTCTACGTGCCGACCACGGACGAACCGGATCCGCACCAGCGCCGGGTCGTGATGCATCACGTGGAGGACGGCCGAACGGCGCTCTACACGTACTCGGCGCCCGATCGTCTGGACGACTTCTACCTGCCCGGCAGTCCTTGGATGCTGTGCGACGTACCCACCCTCCAGCGCATCCACGACGAGACGCCCTACGACCTGCTGTTCGTCGACGTCGACCCCGGGCTGCGCGAGGAGACGGCGGAGGCCACCTCGTGA
- a CDS encoding DUF6318 family protein codes for MRFGGIVLVTALTLGACSSDPAPVEPARSATTPTPTATAPPMPDQAREDSPEGAAAFVKHYVDVFNYAAATGDVEELTRLSSPSCKGCQSYINLYRDTYAAGGYFKGGKWNLGDLNLEVGNDETYLTTQVMVDEGTSRSRADAEEVGEKGERNTISFAAQATAEGWRLQQLGLGEVE; via the coding sequence ATGCGATTCGGGGGAATTGTTCTGGTCACGGCGTTGACCCTCGGTGCCTGCTCGTCCGACCCGGCGCCGGTCGAACCCGCGCGATCAGCCACCACTCCGACACCCACGGCCACGGCCCCGCCCATGCCCGACCAGGCACGCGAGGACTCCCCCGAAGGCGCCGCCGCTTTCGTCAAGCACTACGTGGACGTCTTCAACTACGCAGCCGCAACGGGCGACGTGGAAGAGCTCACGCGCCTGTCCTCCCCCAGCTGCAAGGGGTGCCAGAGCTACATCAACCTCTACCGGGACACCTACGCCGCGGGTGGCTACTTCAAAGGCGGCAAGTGGAACCTCGGTGACCTGAACCTCGAGGTCGGCAACGATGAAACGTACTTGACGACCCAGGTGATGGTCGACGAGGGGACGAGCAGGTCTCGAGCCGATGCTGAAGAGGTTGGCGAGAAAGGCGAACGGAACACCATCAGCTTCGCCGCGCAGGCCACCGCCGAAGGATGGCGTCTCCAGCAGTTGGGGCTAGGTGAGGTCGAATGA
- a CDS encoding cystathionine beta-synthase, translating to MRIASHIVDLIGNTPLVRLNSVTAPGSATVAAKIEYLNPGGSAKDRIAVKMVDAAEASGALKPGGTIVEPTSGNTGIGLALVAQQRGYKCIFVCPDKVGTEKRNAMKAYGAQVVVCPTAVPPEHPDSYYNVSDRLVRETEGAWKPDQYSNPAGPESHYETTGPEIWADTDGKVTHFVAGVGTGGTITGVGRFLKEKNPDIKVIGADPEGSVYSGGTGRPYLVEGVGEDFWPSAYDPSIPDQIIAVSDADSFDMTRRLAREEGLLVGGSCGMATVAALQVAAEAGPDALVVVLLPDGGRGYLGKIFNDDWMSSYGFLREPLDGTTHQISVGDLLLGKTGGLPALVHTHPSETIRDAIEILREYNVSQMPVVGAEPPVVIGEVAGSVNERALISAVFEGRAELTDPVSKHMEPPLPLLGSGETLDDALKALSGSDAVMVVEDGKPLGVLTRHDLLGVHV from the coding sequence ATGCGTATTGCAAGCCACATCGTCGATCTGATCGGCAACACCCCGTTGGTCCGGCTCAACTCCGTGACCGCACCCGGATCGGCAACGGTCGCCGCCAAGATCGAGTACCTCAACCCCGGCGGGAGCGCCAAGGACCGCATCGCGGTCAAGATGGTCGACGCCGCCGAGGCGTCCGGCGCGCTGAAGCCCGGCGGGACCATCGTCGAGCCGACCTCCGGCAACACCGGCATCGGCCTCGCCCTCGTGGCGCAGCAGCGCGGCTACAAGTGCATCTTCGTGTGCCCCGACAAGGTCGGCACCGAGAAGCGCAACGCGATGAAGGCGTACGGCGCACAGGTCGTGGTGTGCCCCACCGCCGTGCCGCCCGAGCACCCCGACAGCTACTACAACGTCTCGGACCGGCTCGTCCGCGAGACCGAAGGCGCCTGGAAGCCCGACCAGTACTCCAACCCGGCCGGCCCCGAGAGCCACTACGAGACCACGGGCCCCGAGATCTGGGCGGACACCGACGGCAAGGTGACTCACTTCGTCGCCGGCGTCGGCACCGGCGGCACGATCACGGGTGTCGGCCGGTTCCTCAAGGAGAAGAACCCCGACATCAAGGTCATCGGCGCCGACCCGGAGGGCTCGGTCTACTCCGGCGGCACCGGTCGCCCGTACCTCGTCGAGGGCGTCGGCGAGGACTTCTGGCCCAGCGCGTACGACCCCAGCATCCCCGACCAGATCATCGCGGTCTCCGACGCGGACTCGTTCGACATGACCCGTCGTCTCGCCCGTGAGGAAGGTCTGCTCGTCGGCGGCTCGTGCGGCATGGCGACGGTCGCCGCGCTGCAGGTCGCGGCCGAGGCCGGCCCGGACGCCCTCGTGGTGGTGCTGCTGCCCGACGGCGGTCGCGGCTATCTGGGCAAGATCTTCAACGACGACTGGATGTCGTCCTACGGCTTCCTGCGGGAGCCGCTCGACGGCACCACGCACCAGATCTCCGTCGGGGACCTGCTGCTCGGCAAGACCGGCGGCCTGCCGGCGCTGGTGCACACGCACCCGTCCGAGACGATCCGCGACGCGATCGAGATCCTGCGCGAGTACAACGTCTCGCAGATGCCCGTCGTCGGCGCCGAGCCCCCGGTCGTGATCGGTGAGGTCGCGGGCAGCGTCAACGAGCGCGCGCTCATCAGCGCCGTGTTCGAGGGCCGGGCCGAGCTGACCGACCCGGTGTCCAAGCACATGGAACCGCCGCTTCCGCTGCTCGGCTCCGGCGAGACGCTCGACGACGCGCTCAAGGCGCTCAGCGGCAGCGACGCGGTGATGGTCGTCGAGGACGGCAAGCCGCTGGGTGTCCTGACCCGCCACGACCTGCTGGGAGTGCACGTCTGA